A section of the Oryzias melastigma strain HK-1 linkage group LG14, ASM292280v2, whole genome shotgun sequence genome encodes:
- the LOC112138042 gene encoding histone H2A-like: protein MAPLPYILRFNENTETTMSGRGKTGGKARAKAKSRSSRAGLQFPVGRVHRLLRKGNYAERVGAGAPVYLAAVLEYLTAEILELAGNAARDNKKTRIIPRHLQLAVRNDEELNKLLGRVTIAQGGVLPNIQAVLLPKKTEKAK, encoded by the coding sequence ATGGCGCCGCTGCCTTACATTCTTCGATTCAACGAGAATACAGAAACCACAATGTCAGGACGCGGGAAAACAGGCGGCAAAGCTAGAGCGAAGGCAAAGAGCCGCTCTTCTCGGGCCGGGCTTCAGTTCCCCGTGGGTCGAGTCCACAGGCTGCTGAGGAAGGGAAACTACGCTGAGCGAGTGGGCGCCGGAGCTCCCGTGTATCTGGCCGCCGTGCTCGAGTATCTGACCGCTGAGATCCTGGAGCTGGCCGGAAACGCCGCCCGCGACAACAAGAAGACCAGGATCATCCCCCGACATCTGCAGCTGGCCGTCCGCAACGACGAGGAGCTCAACAAGCTGCTGGGGAGAGTCACCATCGCTCAGGGCGGCGTGCTGCCCAACATCCAGGCGGTGCTGCTGCCCAAGAAGACCGAGAAGGCCAAGTAA
- the LOC112138062 gene encoding histone H1-like — MCAISPASCSQLSLVQLNTDTHVDMAEEAPAAAPAKAAAKSPKKKKAAARPKKDGPSISKLIVAAVAESKERKGVSLAALKKVLAAKGVDVTKANKRINTAVTKLVTKGTLSQTKGTGASGSFKLAKEPKAAKPAKKVVKKKAPVKAKKPAAKKTAAAKKPAAKKPAAKKSPKKAPAKKAATKKVAKKSPKKLVAKKPKAAKKAAVKKTAAKKPAARKTKK; from the coding sequence ATGTGTGCTATAAGTCCCGCCTCCTGCAGCCAGCTCTCACTCGTTCAGCTGAACACAGACACGCACGTAGACATGGCAGAGGAAGCTCCCGCAGCAGCGCCGGCGAAAGCCGCCGCCAAGTCCCCCAAGAAGAAGAAGGCCGCCGCCCGGCCCAAGAAGGATGGACCCAGCATCTCCAAGCTCATCGTGGCCGCCGTGGCCGAGTCCAAGGAGCGCAAGGGCGTGTCCCTGGCGGCTCTCAAGAAGGTGCTGGCCGCCAAAGGCGTGGACGTGACCAAGGCCAACAAACGCATCAACACCGCCGTCACCAAGCTGGTCACCAAAGGGACCCTGAGCCAGACTAAAGGCACCGGAGCATCCGGCTCCTTCAAGCTGGCCAAGGAGCCCAAGGCCGCCAAACCAGCCAAGAAGGTGGTGAAGAAGAAGGCTCCCGTCAAAGCCAAGAAACCCGCCGCTAAGAAGACCGCCGCGGCCAAAAAGCCCGCAGCCAAGAAACCCGCCGCCAAGAAGTCCCCGAAGAAAGCCCCGGCCAAGAAAGCAGCGACCAAGAAGGTGGCCAAGAAGAGCCCCAAGAAGCTCGTTGCGAAGAAGCCAAAGGCCGCCAAGAAGGCCGCGGTCAAGAAAACCGCCGCCAAGAAACCCGCAGCCAGGAAGACCAAGAAGTAG
- the LOC112138070 gene encoding histone H3, embryonic, which translates to MARTKQTARKSTGGKAPRKQLATKAARKSAPATGGVKKPHRYRPGTVALREXXXXXXXXXXXXXXXXXXXXXXXXXXXXXXXXXXXXXXXXXXXXXXXXXXXXXXXXXXXXXAIHAKRVTIMPKDIQLARRIRGERA; encoded by the coding sequence ATGGCCAGAACCAAGCAGACCGCCCGTAAATCCACCGGAGGAAAAGCTCCCAGGAAGCAGCTCGCCACCAAAGCTGCCCGCAAGAGCGCTCCCGCCACCGGCGGAGTGAAGAAGCCTCACCGCTACAGGCCCGGCACAGTGGCACTCCGTGAGNNNNNNNNNNNNNNNNNNNNNNNNNNNNNNNNNNNNNNNNNNNNNNNNNNNNNNNNNNNNNNNNNNNNNNNNNNNNNNNNNNNNNNNNNNNNNNNNNNNNNNNNNNNNNNNNNNNNNNNNNNNNNNNNNNNNNNNNNNNNNNNNNNNNNNNNNNNNNNNNNNNNNNNNNNNNNNNNNNNNNNCGCCATCCACGCCAAGAGGGTCACCATCATGCCCAAAGACATCCAGCTGGCCCGCCGCATCCGCGGAGAGAGAGCTTAA